The Deinococcus betulae region CATGCGGCCCACGAAATTGCGGTTGGAACTGGAGATACACACGTCGTCCGGGCCCAGCACCCCCGAATGCATGCCCAGGCAGGCCCCACAACTGGGGTAGCTGACGCTGGCGCCGGCGTCCACGAAGACTTCTAACAGACCTTCCTGCGCCGCCTGTTTCCAGATGGCCTGGGTGGCGGGCACCACGATCATCTGCACGTTCTCGGCCACCTTGCGGCCCCGCAGAATCCGTGCCACATCGCGCAGGTCGCTGATCCGGCCGTTGGTACAGCTGCCCACGTAGGCGTGAGTCACAGCGATCTGGTCGCTGCCCGCCACCCGCCCGTTGCTGGGAATGTGGGGGTAGGCCACGGTGGGCTCGACCGCGCTGGCGTCAACCTCGACCACCACCTTGTAGGCCGCGTCCGGGTCGGAGTGATATTCGGTGTACTGCTCGGGCGAGACGCCGCGCGCCGACATGTAGGCCCGCGTGGTGTCATCCACCGCCACGATGCCGGTTTTGCCGCCGGCCTCAATCGCCATGTTGGTGAGGGTGAAGCGGCCTTCCATGTCCAGCGCGTCGATGTAGTCCCCGACCCACTCCATGACCATATAGTTAGCGCCGTCAGCCCCAATCCGCTTGATGACCTCCAGCACGATGTCTTTAGGCGTGACGCCCGGCTGCGTCTGCCCCGTGACCCGAATGAGCATGGTCTCGGGCACCTTGAACCAGACCTTGCCCGCGTAGATGGCGCCGGCCAGGTCGGTGCTGCCCACGCCTGTGGCAAAGGCGCCCAGTGCCCCAGCGTTGCAGGTGTGGCTATCACCGCTGACCAGGGTCTGCCCCGGCTTCATCAGGCCCGTGTTTTCCAGCACCACATGGGCGATGCCGCCGCGCCCCACGTCGTAGAAGTGCTTGATACCTTTGGCCTGCACCCAGCTCTTGAGCTTCTGGTACATCTTGGCGGCCTTGATGTTCATGGCGGGAACGCTGTGGTCAGGGACCGCCACAATCTGGTCAGGATTGAACACCTGGTCCATGCCGCGTTCTTCCAGCATGCGCAAGGCAGCGGGCGTGGTGATTTCATGGCACAGGACCCAGTCGGTGGCGCACTCCAGCAGTTGGCCGGGCACCACCCGGTCGTGCCCACTGTGCGCCGCCAGAATCTTTTCCGCGATAGTCATTCCCATAAGAATCCCTCCAAACAAAAAGCCCCCGGCGCAGGTGGCCGGGGGCGCGGTGAATGAACGCTAGGCTGCGCTCAACGCCCCCAACGAAGAAGAAGAAGGTTGGTCTGGGCGGTGAACATGGCGGCAGTGTACGGGGTACGGCGAAGGGGCTGGAAAATTGGTGTAGATGGGTGCGAATCAGCAAAGTTGCCTGATGACTTTCTGATGAGAGGCCTGCCCCCGTCGGGTGGATAGGCTGGTCGGCGGGTCAGTGGTCAAGTTCGTATGTCAAACCGTTTAAGGTCCATTAGAATCCTGAGCGGCTATGAAGAAACTGCACCTTCCCACCGCCATGCTGGGCCTGACCGTTCTGCTGACCGCCTGCCCTCAGCCTGATCCGCCGCAGCCTCCTAAACCAACTCCCTTCGCCTTCACGGTCAATCTGACTGGTGTCAGCTCTGCACCCGTCAAGGTCACGAACACCACGACGAACGCCGTCTTGAATGAAGGGGCGCTGGCCAGTGGGAAGACGTTCAGCGACCTGAGCGCCGGCACTGTGCTGAAGATTGAGCCCGGTGCAGTGAACGGGTACACTGCGCCTGCGGCTCAGACCGTGACGCTGGACGCGAACAAGACGGTGACGCTGGAGTACAAGGCCGTACAAGCCCCCGGCAACGCTGTTAAGAATGACAGCATTCAGGGCACGGTGACGGGTATTCCTTACGCGGGTAAAGTCGTGCTGGCGGATGCCAGAGGATTTGATGCGAAGAACGCAGGGACCCTGAGTGCCTCTGGCAGCGTGTCACTGCCACTTAATGTTGCCCCAGCAAACCTTTTCCCCATTCTGCCCACTTATGGAAGCGACTGCACCTTTACTGGCACAGCTAGCGACAATCCCAGCGTCCGCTTCTTCACCTCAATGGATGTCATGAACGCCGAAGAAGACCTGTTGGCCTCTATTGAGGAAATTGCGTTAACAGGTGCAGTTGCTGGTAGTCGTGTCGTTCGCGTGTACAGCACCTCAGCGGCAACGATTAAGGGCACAGTAAACTGCATGTACACAGGCAGCTACACCTTGGACCTAACGCTACAAGCGGGCTGGAACGCGATCACCTCAAGTTCGACCGCGTCAAGCTCTGGCCTGAAAAGCGTCACTGGCGATGTCCGCAGTGAGCTGCGCGCCAGATTATATGAGCCCCGCGTCACGGTCCAACTGCCCGACGCCGCGCTTGATTTTACCGCCAACGATACGGTGACTGTTCCCGTTAACTTCTATCAAGACGGAGCCTTCAACGGTCAGGTCAGCTTGAGCACCAGTTTTCCCGGCCTGACGGTGGAGCCGGCCACGCTGACGCTTCCTGCCCTCAGCACCCAGAGCGCGGGCGCCGCAGCCTACCTGCGTGGCCTGGGCCTTTCGCCACAGCGCGTCAAGACCAATCTGACCTTCCGTTACAGTGGCGGCTACGCTGAAGGGCCATTCCGCCTGATAGTCAAAGACGCCGCAGGTAAAGAGGTAGGCGGGGGCAGCGGTACTTTTGATGCGCGGCGCCCAGGTATCGGGCTGAGCGTCTCCGATTCTTACAATCTCGTCTTGCGCCCCGAAAAGACACTGAATATTAATGTCAGTGCGCAGAGTATTGGGGGCTTTACCGGAGACGTGACTTTTAGCGCCACCGACCTGCCCACAGGCGTGACAGTTACGCCAGTCACTAAGTCTCTCAGCAACTTCGCTTCGGCGCCCGTTACACTTCAGGCCGCTGCCAACGTCGTGCCCGGCGCCTATAGCATCACTATGACGGCTGAAGTCAACGGTGTCATCAAAGCCACAAGTAAGGTGAATATCACCATTCCTAAGCCGAGCGTGAGTATCTCGGTGCCCTTCTACAGCAATGTGTCAGTTCATCAGGGTAGTGAAAGTACCGTTTCGGTTGATGTCAGAAGTGTGGAAGGCTTTACTGGAGCCACCACTGTCACACTGACAAACCTGCCAGCTGGGGTGACAGCCACAGCGAAGCCGGTCAACATTACTCCTGGTACCACCACAACGATGCAGATTCCGGTGCGTGCCGCCGCCGACGCTGGGCTAGGCAATGCGACTATCACTGTTACCTCGCCTGACCTGACCTCGAACTCTCAAGACACCACAGTTACGTTGAGCGTGCGTCCGGCCCGCACTGCCCTGAACGGCAGTGTCAGCCAGGCAACGCGCGCCACTGAAGGTGTATGGGGCATCACTGGCGGTCAGTATGACAACGCGGCAGGCATTTATATGTCGGCCCTCACCCGCTTGACCATGGCGGGCGCGGCTACCACAGTCTATGTACCTGGTGCGTCCCCGCGCCTGATTACCACCAGCGGCGGCATCATCGCTGGCGAGGCCACGAAAGAAGTGCTGATCAGCGATACAGGGATCAAGACGACTTTGCCTGCGGGCCCTAGCAATGCCGTAGTGATGAGTAGCCAGACAGATAGCCTGGGCCGCGTCTGGCTGATCCGGCGGGTCATAAGTGGTGTGGGCGGCTACACGGATAACCTCGCCGTCTGGAACCCCAGCACCGGCACCGTGCAGGACGTGAACGTTGAGGCCAACTACGGTTACTCTGGTGGGCAGTTCATCTTTAGCCCAGATGGCAAAAAGGCGCTGTACATCAACGAGTCCATCGGTGACACGCTTAAGATTGATACGGTTGCTACCACAGCCAGCAAACTGACGATGGTAAGTGGTGCCAGCGGTGGCGCTATTGCCAATGACGGCACTGTTTGGTTTAGCACCTACAACCAACTGGCCCGCGTCAATGCCGACGACAGTGTGACCAAGTTCAACGTCAACGTTGGGCGCCTGAAGGGATTCGACTTTAATAACTCCGGTGTGCTGTGGGGGGCTGATTCCTACTCAGTGTTCCGGGTTAACGCTTCTACGAGCGCCGTAACCTCTATCACGGTAGGCGACATTACCTCGGCAGTCCTGGCGACTTCAGGTGGCCTCAATGTTATTACGCAGGAGTATCTGGTCTCTGGCAATCGGCCTTACTACCTGTCTTATCTGAAGTAAGCTCCGATACGGGAAAGGCCGCCTCTTCCGATCAGGAACGAGGCGGCCTTTCTTATCGTCCTTGCGCCTCTATTCCTACCCCAAATCCAGATCAATCATCGGCGGCGCCTCTGCCCTCACAGGCTCTGCCGTCCGCTGCACGTTGGGAATGGCCACTGGCGTACTGCGGTCCAGTGGTTCATGGGCCTGCCCAGGCTGCACCCAGACGGTGCCGGGGCTAGCAGGACCGCCCAGTGGGCGCGGGCTTCGGGGCTGGGCCTGCTGGCGGGCGGCGCGAATGATGCCGTCTACCTCTTCTTTACTCAGCAGGCCTTTTTGTTCCAGGGTGCCCAGAATGCCCAGCACCATCTTGCGGGTGAACTCGGCTTCTGTGGCGGGGTCTTTGGTGCTCATACGCAACAGGGTAGCGCGGAAGTGATGTCCCACCAGGGCGCGCGGCGTTCCGTGAAGTGGGCCAGGGCACGGACGACGAACAGCTAGGGAATGATATCCTTGTGCCCGTCTGAAAGCGTGGTGTGAATGGTCACCCACACGGCATAACAAGTCGCCCTACAGTGGCTGAGGGCGAACGCAGGTCGGCAACACAGGGCAAAGCTGCCGAGGAGGAGTTAAGGATGTACCGAGGAAGAGAAGGGCAGTGGGCCTTCCTGCTTCACCGCCTGTCAGGGCTGGCGATTCTGACTTATTTGCTGCTGCACGTCTTCAGCATTGGGTCGTTTATTTTTGGCGAGCGCTTTTACATGGCCATTCACGAGACCTACGACTTGTGGCCCTTCCGGATTGGGCTGTTGTTTGTCACGGCCGGCGTGGTGTATCACGCCTTTAACGGGCTGCGCATCATCATCATGGACTTTACGGGGTTTGGCGTCGCCTACCAGCGGCAGATGTGGTACGGCGTGCTGCTGATCAGCGTGGTGGCCTTTATTGGCGCGGCCTGGACACTGTACCCGCGCCTGATGGGAGGCTACTGATGATTCGCGCCCGCACCTTCACCGATGCCCGGCAGCAGTCCCACAATAATGCCGAACTGAACTGGTGGATTTTCATGCGGATCAGCGGCCTGATTCTGGTGTTCCTGATTCTGGGGCACATCTACATGACCTTTATTCAGGTCAGTGAATCGGACGCCACCTTTGACGCTGTGGTCAATAAACTCGCCAGCCCCGCCTGGAAGTTCTACGACTGGCTGATCCTGGCCCTGTCCCTGATGCACGGGGCCAACGGCGCGCGCTACTCCATTGAAGATTACGTGCGCTCGCGTCCCAACCGGGCCTGGGTCAAAGGCGTGTTTTACACCGTCATTGCCCTGGTGTTCGCGTTTGGCACTGTGGGCCTGTTCTCCATCTAATCCGGCAAAGGAAGACTGAAAATTATGCATCATCGTTATGACGTGCTGGTGGTCGGCGCAGGCGGCGCAGGGCTGATGGCCGCGCTGTACGCCGCCAAGGGCAACGTGAGCGTGGCCTGCATTTCCAAGCTGTACCCCACCCGCTCACACACGGGCGCGGCGCAGGGCGGCATCGGCGCGGCGCTGGGCAACGTGCAAGAAGACCACTGGGAATGGCACATGTTCGACACCGTCAAGGGCGGCGACTATCTGACCGACCAGGACGCCGCCGAGGTGTTCGCCAAGGACATCATTGACGCTGTGTACGAGCTGGAACACATGGGTCTGCCCTTTTCGCGTACGCCTGAGGGCAAGATTGCCCAGCGCAAGTTCGGCGGCCACACCCGCGACTTCGGCAAGGCGGCCGTGGAGCGCAGCTGCTACGCCAAGGACCGCACGGGCCACATGATTCTGCAGACGCTGTACCAGCAGAACGTTAAGGCGGGCACCACCTTCTTTAACGAGTTCCATGTCACCGACCTGCTGATTGAAGATGGCCGCTGCCGGGGCCTGGTGGCCTACGAACTGTCCACCGGCGAGCTGCACACCTTCCATGCCAAGGCTGTCATCTTGGCGGCGGGTGGCTACGGACGCGTGTTCAAAATCACCTCGAACGCCCTGACTCTGACCGGCGACCTGATGAGTATTTATTACCGCAAGGGGCTGCCGCTGGAAGACATGGAGTTCTACCAGTTTCACCCCACCGGCCTGGCCAAGCTAGGCATTCTGGTGACTGAAGGCATTCGCGGTGAGGGCGGCATTCTGCGCAATGACAGCGGCGAGCGCTTCATGGAGCGTTACGCCCCCACCATTAAAGACCTCGCGCCGCGCGACATCGTGTCGCGCTCGATCATCACGGAAATCCGTGAAGGCCGGGGCGTGGGCCGCGATAAGGACGCCGTCAACATTGACCTGACGCACCTGCCGCGCGAGGTCATTGAAGGCAAGCTGGCCGAAATTACCGACCTGGCGCGGACGTACCTGGGCATGGACCCGGTTAAGGACCTCGTGCCGATTCAGCCCACGGCGCACTACGCGATGGGCGGTATTCCCACTGACCTCAACGGCCTGTGCCTGAGTGATGGGTCCGGCGGCAGCATTGAAGGGCTGTATGCGGCGGGCGAACAGGCCTGCGTCTCGCTGCACGGCGCCAACCGCCTGGGCACCAACAGCCTGGGAGACCTCGTGGTGTTCGGCCGCCGGGCGGGCATCTACGCTGCGCAGTACGCCCGTCAGGTCGAATACCCCGACATGCCCGAGGGCGCGCAGCGGGACAGTCAGGACCTGCTGGACCGCCTGCGCGATGCCAGTGGCAAGGACAACGCCGCCGCCATCCGCAAGGAACTTCAGGAATCCATGATGAACAACGTCGGGATTTTCCGGAACGGCAAGGACATGGAAAAACAGGTCGGCATTGTGCAGGAACTGAAGGCGCGCTACCGCAACGTCAGTGTGTCGGACCCCAGCCGCCGCTACAACAGCGAGCTGATCGAGGCGATGGAACTGGGCTTTATGCTCGACTGCGCCGAAGCCATGACCAGCAGCGCCCTGAACCGCACCGAGTCGCGCGGGGCCCACGACCGCGAGGACTACGCCGAGCGCGACGACACCAACTGGCTGAAGCACACCATGGCCTACAAAGACCTGAACAACGACGGCAACGTCGTCATCGGCTACAAGCCGGTGGCCCTCAAGGGCTTCACACGGGCCTTTGAACCCAAGCCGCGCGTGTACTGACCCGTCTCTGCCCGGTGAAGGGGCTCTTTGCTCACTCTTCACCCCAGGCAAAGCGAGTAGGAAGAAGAGGCCGGACTTCCCTGGAGGCCCCGCAAATGAGCCGCCATGAACGCGCCGGAATCCAGCTGACCCCGCAAGGAACCCCATGACCCAGATGACTGCCCCCACCAGCACCAGCGCCGCCCCCGTGGGCGTGCTCATGCTGAACCTGAAAGTCAAGATTCTGCGCTTTGACCCCGACAAGGACAAGAAAGCGCACTGGACCACCTACGATGTCGAAGCCCAGCCGGGCGACCGTGTGCTGGACGTGATTAACCACGTCAAATGGTACCTGGAGCCCAGCCTGACCTTCCGCCGCTCGTGCATGCACGGCATCTGCGGCAGCGACGCCATGCTGATTAATGGCCGCAACCGCCTGGCCTGCAAGACACTGGTGCGCGACGTGGCCAAGAACGGCGGCACCATTACCGTCGAGCCGATTCGCGGCCTGAAGGTCGAGAAGGACCTGCTGGTGGATATGGAGCCGTTTTTTGACTCCTACAAGGCCATCATGCCGTACTTCATCAACGAGTCACCGGCTCCTGCCACTGAGCGCGTTCAGAGTGAAGAGCAGGCCGAGCGTATGGCGCACTCCAGCAACTGCATTCTGTGCGCCTGCTGCACGACTTCCTGCCCGATCTTCTGGGTGAACGGCTCTTACCTGGGGCCGGCGGCGATTGTGCAGGCCCACCGCTTCATCTTTGACACCCGCGACGAGGCCACGCACCAGCGCCTGGGCATTTTGAACCAGAACACGGGCGTCTGGCGCTGCCGCACCGCATACAACTGCACCGAGGCCTGCCCGCGCGACATCCCGATCACCCAGTTGATTGAGGAAGTCAAGCGCGCCGTGATGTACGGTCAGGCGTAAGACGTAGCAGCACAGGGAGTCCCGGCCACCGCGCCGGGGCTTTTTGTTAGGTGGAGGTTGGCTATGAAACCTCTCTACCGCCTGTAAACAAGAGGATGCCTTTCGTCCAACTCCTCAGGGGCGGCCCTCAGACCAAGAGGCTTGGAGTTCGGGAGACAGGCAATCTTCCATTCCGCACGCCGGGTTACCAAGGTCATGCCTTTACATCACTCTGCGCCACTGCTCGTACACCTTCCGCCTGTTGCGTTGACCAATTGGGAAAAGGCCGGGGTGTCCCCCCTCTCTTGCTTACCCCTCCGACACTGTCCCGAGCCCCTTGAATGCTTGCCAAGCCTGCTGGGCTTTCACCGTCTTCGCGCACAGGGGGTCAGAGATTTTCTGAACTTGCTCGGACTCCAGCCTTCCCAGAAACCCTACTCTCCGAGTCCGTCTTCCCTAACTGGCCACAGCGTCCTGGGTATAGACCCGGTGGCCACCGCTCCGCTTGGCGGCGTACATCCGGGCGTCGGCCAGCGCCAGCGCCGCGTCGAGATCGGGGGCCGTGGCCTGCACCACCCCGATGCTGGCAGTAACCCCCAGCGCCTCGGGCAGGCCCCAGCGGTGGGTCACCAGCGCGTCGGCCAGGAGGCTCAGGTCAGCGGCCAGGTCTGGGGCACCTAGCCCCGCCCCTGAAGGACGCACTACCACAAACTCCTCGCCGCCGTAGCGGGCGCACAGGTCGCCGGGCCGCAGAGCCGCCTGCAACAGTCCCGCCACACCGCGCAGCACCTCATCACCAACATGGTGGCCAGCAGTGTCGTTAATGCGCTTGAACTTGTCCACGTCCAGCAGGGCCACCTGCGCAGGCTGAAGGGGCGTGGCCAGCGCCAGGACGGCGGCGCCTGCTTCCATCAGGTGCTGGCGGTTATACAGCCCGGTCAGCCCGTCGCGGCGGCTCAGTTCCTGAATGTGGTCGTGGGCGGCGCGCAGATCACTCAGGGCCGTTTCCAGCTGCACCGCCCGTCCCCGTTCCCGCTCGGCGTCGGCACGTGCCTGGGCTGTGCAGTGCCAGACTTCTAGGGCGCGCATGGTGCGCTCGCGGCGAGTGCCTTCGGCGGCCTTCCAGTTCTCGCTGTGCTGGCGCTCGGCGCTCAGAGCGCCGGCCAGGTCACCTGCCTCTTCCAGAGCCAATGACAGGGCGTGCAGCAGTTTGGGCTGCTCCCACAGGGTCACGAGTGGCAACTCGGCGCGCAGCCGCCCGGCCGCCTGCGCGCCCTGTCCCCTGGCCCGCAGCAACTGGCATTCTGTGACCAGCAGGTCGCTGCGAGTCTGCCGGATCGACAGGGGCGGCAAGGCATTCAGGGTCGCCAGATGCGCCTCGGCCGCTTCCAGGTCGCCCTCGGCCAGGGCGTCTTCAGCCAGCACCATGCGGGCCACGGCGTACAGGTCAGGCCAGGCGTCGGCGGCCAGGGTCAGGACCATGTTCAGGTGGTGCCGACGTTCCTCGGCGGTCAAGCCCAGGGACGCCGAGTAGGACGCGATATTGAGGTGCGCCACGATCAGGGTATCTAGCTCACCTGCGGCGCGGGCGCCGGCAATCACTTCACGCAGCGGCCCCAGCACCCGTTCGGGCGCAATATCCAGAAAGAGGTTAGTCAGGTCGTGCCGGGCGCGCCACTCGCCGTTCACGTCACCGCACGCCTGAGCCACCCGTAATTCTTCAGCATATAGGAGGTGGGCCTGATCGATTTCCAGCGAATCGGACAGGATGTTGGCCTGCACATTCAGGGCGCGGCCCCGCCACGGACCAGCCAGGTCCGGCAGCACCGTCACCAGACTCTGCATGGCCCGGTCAGGCGACCCCTCGCGCCAGTCCAGATAGGCCTGAACGACCGTCAATTCCGGCGAGGCCCGGCGAGTGCCGAGCTCAGCGCGCACCCCACGCGGGTCGCGGTTGCGGGCCTGCCACAGCTCTTCCATAGCTCCCGTTATAGGGGCCGCACCCTGACAAGTCTGTGGCAGGGTGCGGCATCAAGGCCGGGTGATACGGCTTCTGTCTGTACCGCTGACAAACCGGGAGGGCACCGATTGGCCAACTGCACGCCCAGAACCCGTTTTTCTTCTCGCTCTCCTGTGGACTTGAAGAGCGGCTTTACAAAGCCGTGCTACTCCGCTCGGAGTCCATGATCTCTACGATTCAATCAGCGTCCATAGGAGCGAGTCAACTTCGCTCCCGTTCACCGTTCAGTCTTTTGACACTTCGGGAAGCCACTGCCCTTCTTCTAGCAATGTCAGAAAAGCGGCCACCACCTGCGGGTCGAAGTGGAGGCCGGCCCCGCGCTGAATCTCCTGCACCACCTCCACGTGCGACCACGCCGGCTTGTAGGGCCGCACCCGGCCCAGCGCGTCGTAGACATCGGCCAGCGCCACCACCCGGCCCACCAGGGGAATGGCCTCACCGGCCAGGCCACGCGGATAGCCGCTGCCGTCCCAGCGCTCATGGTGGGTCCAGGCGATTTCCTCGGCCATGGTCAGCAGCGCCGAGTCACGCCCGGCCAGCATCTGGGCACCGCGCGCCGCGTGGGTCTGCATCAGCGCCCATTCGTCGGGGCTCAGGCGACCTGATTTCAGGAGCACCTCGTCGGGAATGGCAATCTTGCCGATGTCGTGCAGGCGCGCGGCCAGTTGCAGCATGGCGACTTCTGAAGCGGGCAGACCCAGCCGCTGAGCCAGTAGGGCCGCCAGAGTCCCCACGCGCCGCGTGTGGTCGGCGGTTTCCGAATCCCGGAACTCGGCCACCACCGCCAGGCGTTCCAGCAGGGCAAAGTGGCTGGCCTCCAGCTGGGCGGTGCGCTGGCGCACCAGGTCTTCCAGGGCCTCGGAGCGGCGGCGCTCCTTTTCGGCCTCGGCCCGGTGCTGCTGGGTTTCCAGTCGGAAGCGGGCGAGCTGAAAGCGCGTCTCGTTGGCCTCGTCCCGCAGGGCCAGTTCAAGGGTGTGGGTCCGGCGCTGGGTGTCCAGGGCCAGGGCCAGGTCGCCGGCCTGCTCCTGCACCCCAGCCGTCTGACGCAGCACGCTGACCAGACCGCTCTGCGCCCCAGCCGCTTCCATCAGGGCACAGGCCACGTGAAGGGTCCTCAGGGCCCCAGCAAGGTCGCCGCGCCGCTGCTGCTGCCGGGCCTGCTCTTTGTGCAAATAGGCCTCGCCCAGCCGGTCCTGCGCCGTGCGCGCCGCCTCAAAGCTCCGCTTCAGCCAGGCCTCAGCCACGTCCTCAAAGCCCCGGTCAAATTCCACCTGGGCCAGGGCTGCCGCCGCTGTGCGCAGCAGCCGCGCGTCGTTCATGCGCGCGGCTATCTCGGCGGCCTCGGTCAGCAGCGGGACGGCCTGAGCCAACGTCGTGCGGCCTTTCTCCGGGTCGTGGTCCAGAGTGGCCATGCCCAGGTCGGCATAGGTCTCGCCCAGGTAGGCCAGGCCGTACCCGACGCTGCGCTCCTGGCCCAGCGCCCGCTGCATTTCCACGCCCCGCAGGTGCAACGGCACCGCCGCCTCGTATTCCATGCGTTTGTGGAGGGTCAGGCCCAGGGCCTGCACCGCGTCTGCTTCTTGCAGGCGCGCTCCCATCGCCGCGTACTGACTCTGGGCCTCGCGCTGATAATCAATGGCCGCCGGGTCGCCCAGCTCGCCCAGTGTCTTGCCCAGGCACAGCGTGGCGTCGGCCAGCAGATAAGCCGCGCCCGGCCCAGTCGCCAGTTCAACGGCTTCGTTCAGCAGCGCCAGAGCAGCGCGCAGTTGCCCCGTCATCATGTGCCCCAGGCCCAGCAGGGTCAGGACTTCGGCCAGGAGGCGAGGATCACCCTCCTGACGTGCTAGCGGCAGGGCCTCTTCCATCAGAGGCAGGCACCGCCACACCTCGGCGGTGCGGGCGGCACGGGCCTCCTGAAGCAAAGTCTGCAGGTGCCCCGCCGGAAGAGGGGTCTCCTGGGAACGTGCAGCGTTCCCGTGCGACTCTTGCATGGTGCATTCTGACAGTTGCCGTCAGGGTTCGGGAGGCACCCCCGAAGAGGGTATGGAGAGGAAAACTCGGCCCTTCCACCCCACCTGAAAGCTGCTCAGGTCAGAGGGAGGCCCTCTCAGCGGCTCTGCTCAGCACACCCGTCCGCTCTGCATGTAAGCACCAAGATCTCCTGGTGAGTGCTGTTATTCATCCGGTGATGGATGACGGCTCGTCGGTCAGCGCAAGGCTCTGGCAGTTCAGGCGCGGCCCAGCAATTTATTCTGCTGGTAACGAGAGCAGCTGATCGGCTTCGCCGCACGGTC contains the following coding sequences:
- a CDS encoding succinate dehydrogenase iron-sulfur subunit, producing the protein MTQMTAPTSTSAAPVGVLMLNLKVKILRFDPDKDKKAHWTTYDVEAQPGDRVLDVINHVKWYLEPSLTFRRSCMHGICGSDAMLINGRNRLACKTLVRDVAKNGGTITVEPIRGLKVEKDLLVDMEPFFDSYKAIMPYFINESPAPATERVQSEEQAERMAHSSNCILCACCTTSCPIFWVNGSYLGPAAIVQAHRFIFDTRDEATHQRLGILNQNTGVWRCRTAYNCTEACPRDIPITQLIEEVKRAVMYGQA
- a CDS encoding GGDEF domain-containing protein — translated: MEELWQARNRDPRGVRAELGTRRASPELTVVQAYLDWREGSPDRAMQSLVTVLPDLAGPWRGRALNVQANILSDSLEIDQAHLLYAEELRVAQACGDVNGEWRARHDLTNLFLDIAPERVLGPLREVIAGARAAGELDTLIVAHLNIASYSASLGLTAEERRHHLNMVLTLAADAWPDLYAVARMVLAEDALAEGDLEAAEAHLATLNALPPLSIRQTRSDLLVTECQLLRARGQGAQAAGRLRAELPLVTLWEQPKLLHALSLALEEAGDLAGALSAERQHSENWKAAEGTRRERTMRALEVWHCTAQARADAERERGRAVQLETALSDLRAAHDHIQELSRRDGLTGLYNRQHLMEAGAAVLALATPLQPAQVALLDVDKFKRINDTAGHHVGDEVLRGVAGLLQAALRPGDLCARYGGEEFVVVRPSGAGLGAPDLAADLSLLADALVTHRWGLPEALGVTASIGVVQATAPDLDAALALADARMYAAKRSGGHRVYTQDAVAS
- a CDS encoding succinate dehydrogenase hydrophobic membrane anchor subunit encodes the protein MIRARTFTDARQQSHNNAELNWWIFMRISGLILVFLILGHIYMTFIQVSESDATFDAVVNKLASPAWKFYDWLILALSLMHGANGARYSIEDYVRSRPNRAWVKGVFYTVIALVFAFGTVGLFSI
- a CDS encoding 3-isopropylmalate dehydratase large subunit — its product is MGMTIAEKILAAHSGHDRVVPGQLLECATDWVLCHEITTPAALRMLEERGMDQVFNPDQIVAVPDHSVPAMNIKAAKMYQKLKSWVQAKGIKHFYDVGRGGIAHVVLENTGLMKPGQTLVSGDSHTCNAGALGAFATGVGSTDLAGAIYAGKVWFKVPETMLIRVTGQTQPGVTPKDIVLEVIKRIGADGANYMVMEWVGDYIDALDMEGRFTLTNMAIEAGGKTGIVAVDDTTRAYMSARGVSPEQYTEYHSDPDAAYKVVVEVDASAVEPTVAYPHIPSNGRVAGSDQIAVTHAYVGSCTNGRISDLRDVARILRGRKVAENVQMIVVPATQAIWKQAAQEGLLEVFVDAGASVSYPSCGACLGMHSGVLGPDDVCISSSNRNFVGRMGDPSAQVYLASPATVAASAIAGYISDPREYNAAD
- the sdhC gene encoding succinate dehydrogenase, cytochrome b556 subunit, which gives rise to MAEGERRSATQGKAAEEELRMYRGREGQWAFLLHRLSGLAILTYLLLHVFSIGSFIFGERFYMAIHETYDLWPFRIGLLFVTAGVVYHAFNGLRIIIMDFTGFGVAYQRQMWYGVLLISVVAFIGAAWTLYPRLMGGY
- the sdhA gene encoding succinate dehydrogenase flavoprotein subunit, yielding MHHRYDVLVVGAGGAGLMAALYAAKGNVSVACISKLYPTRSHTGAAQGGIGAALGNVQEDHWEWHMFDTVKGGDYLTDQDAAEVFAKDIIDAVYELEHMGLPFSRTPEGKIAQRKFGGHTRDFGKAAVERSCYAKDRTGHMILQTLYQQNVKAGTTFFNEFHVTDLLIEDGRCRGLVAYELSTGELHTFHAKAVILAAGGYGRVFKITSNALTLTGDLMSIYYRKGLPLEDMEFYQFHPTGLAKLGILVTEGIRGEGGILRNDSGERFMERYAPTIKDLAPRDIVSRSIITEIREGRGVGRDKDAVNIDLTHLPREVIEGKLAEITDLARTYLGMDPVKDLVPIQPTAHYAMGGIPTDLNGLCLSDGSGGSIEGLYAAGEQACVSLHGANRLGTNSLGDLVVFGRRAGIYAAQYARQVEYPDMPEGAQRDSQDLLDRLRDASGKDNAAAIRKELQESMMNNVGIFRNGKDMEKQVGIVQELKARYRNVSVSDPSRRYNSELIEAMELGFMLDCAEAMTSSALNRTESRGAHDREDYAERDDTNWLKHTMAYKDLNNDGNVVIGYKPVALKGFTRAFEPKPRVY
- a CDS encoding HD domain-containing phosphohydrolase, coding for MQESHGNAARSQETPLPAGHLQTLLQEARAARTAEVWRCLPLMEEALPLARQEGDPRLLAEVLTLLGLGHMMTGQLRAALALLNEAVELATGPGAAYLLADATLCLGKTLGELGDPAAIDYQREAQSQYAAMGARLQEADAVQALGLTLHKRMEYEAAVPLHLRGVEMQRALGQERSVGYGLAYLGETYADLGMATLDHDPEKGRTTLAQAVPLLTEAAEIAARMNDARLLRTAAAALAQVEFDRGFEDVAEAWLKRSFEAARTAQDRLGEAYLHKEQARQQQRRGDLAGALRTLHVACALMEAAGAQSGLVSVLRQTAGVQEQAGDLALALDTQRRTHTLELALRDEANETRFQLARFRLETQQHRAEAEKERRRSEALEDLVRQRTAQLEASHFALLERLAVVAEFRDSETADHTRRVGTLAALLAQRLGLPASEVAMLQLAARLHDIGKIAIPDEVLLKSGRLSPDEWALMQTHAARGAQMLAGRDSALLTMAEEIAWTHHERWDGSGYPRGLAGEAIPLVGRVVALADVYDALGRVRPYKPAWSHVEVVQEIQRGAGLHFDPQVVAAFLTLLEEGQWLPEVSKD